The following are encoded together in the Rhizobium tumorigenes genome:
- a CDS encoding HpcH/HpaI aldolase/citrate lyase family protein — translation MSRFPHTRSARLRRSVLSVPAINRRALEKIHDLDCDAVIFDLEDSVASERKEEARDNVRAFFAGPKPPGKELIIRINGLDSMFGKADLDLVLALRPDAVLLPKVDEPQDIMTVGDRLADADAPEELRIWAMIETPRGILNVAALAEFGRTGGSRLDCFVVGLNDLRKETGVPALPGRTYLVPWLMQVVLAVRAYGLDAIDSVFNDFRDLSAFADECAQGRAMGFGGKMLIHPAQIDAANRHFGPNEAAVAQARKIIAAFAEPAAAGLNVIDLDGQMVERLHLVEAEGLVHKADLIADRKTSS, via the coding sequence ATGAGCCGTTTTCCGCACACCCGTTCCGCGCGCCTGCGCCGTTCCGTCCTCAGCGTGCCGGCGATCAACCGCCGGGCGCTCGAGAAAATCCACGATCTCGATTGCGATGCGGTGATCTTCGATCTGGAAGATTCCGTTGCCTCGGAGCGTAAAGAAGAAGCGCGGGACAATGTGCGTGCCTTCTTTGCCGGGCCGAAACCTCCCGGCAAGGAACTGATCATCCGGATCAACGGGCTCGATTCCATGTTCGGCAAGGCCGACTTGGACCTCGTGCTGGCGCTGCGGCCGGATGCGGTGTTGCTGCCCAAGGTCGACGAACCTCAGGACATCATGACAGTCGGCGACCGGCTGGCCGATGCGGACGCGCCGGAGGAGCTGCGCATCTGGGCGATGATCGAGACGCCAAGGGGCATTCTCAATGTTGCCGCCCTTGCCGAATTCGGCCGGACAGGCGGTTCCAGGCTGGACTGCTTCGTCGTCGGCCTGAACGACCTGCGCAAGGAAACCGGCGTTCCGGCACTGCCAGGACGGACCTATCTGGTGCCTTGGCTGATGCAGGTGGTGCTGGCAGTCCGCGCCTACGGGCTCGACGCGATCGATAGCGTTTTCAACGATTTCAGGGATCTTTCCGCATTTGCCGATGAGTGCGCCCAAGGTCGGGCCATGGGGTTTGGCGGCAAGATGCTGATCCATCCGGCCCAGATCGACGCCGCCAACCGCCACTTCGGCCCCAACGAGGCCGCCGTCGCGCAGGCGCGGAAAATCATTGCTGCCTTCGCCGAGCCCGCCGCCGCCGGGCTCAACGTCATTGATCTCGACGGGCAGATGGTCGAGCGGCTGCATCTTGTCGAGGCGGAGGGACTGGTCCATAAAGCCGATCTCATTGCAGACCGAAAGACGTCGTCATGA
- a CDS encoding metallopeptidase family protein, with translation MARIDQSDDWRDRHAPTISAFESLAAEAYGHLPEEFRALTGNLSIEVEDFPDDEIFDDMALETPFDLLGLFEGRGISERFTVETGEMPNRIRLYRRPIIDYWAENDETLGDIITHVLIHEIGHHFGLSDDDMERIEASAEEATDR, from the coding sequence ATGGCCCGCATTGACCAGAGCGACGATTGGCGGGACCGCCACGCGCCGACAATCAGCGCATTCGAGTCGCTCGCTGCCGAAGCCTACGGCCATCTGCCGGAGGAATTCCGTGCTCTGACCGGCAACCTGTCGATCGAGGTCGAGGATTTCCCGGATGATGAGATCTTCGATGACATGGCGCTGGAAACGCCTTTCGACCTGCTCGGCCTGTTCGAAGGCCGCGGCATTTCCGAGCGCTTTACGGTAGAGACCGGCGAGATGCCCAACCGCATCCGCCTCTATCGCCGGCCTATCATCGATTACTGGGCCGAGAACGACGAGACGCTGGGCGATATCATCACCCACGTCCTGATCCACGAAATCGGCCACCATTTTGGCCTCAGCGATGACGATATGGAACGCATCGAGGCCAGCGCCGAGGAAGCCACGGATCGCTGA
- a CDS encoding GGDEF domain-containing protein, producing MDEDEVIPPDVLASMLVRMFELAPIAMAITTSDTRTSSYAKVNDAYLRLTGLNWNKIRGKKLISEGSAIDSPARDRRHRLLAEEGSYVLEEVDIVHVDGTTIPTLISAQRTVVNGVSFDVEVIVDVSSRVRQQREIENALKASAMTDALSGLPNRASFDAVIAEHLNENRPTRNILALAFIDLNGFKAVNDRLGHGAGDEVLRIIAARLREHSRANDFIARIGGDEFAILIETDPVTASTLPQTIRETMERVFKPIAIEGHVTDTGAAVGVAFLGADDDPASFVRRADEFMYLAKTTEQRVAVVCSGQILTPVSPIFRAR from the coding sequence ATGGACGAGGACGAAGTAATTCCACCAGACGTGCTGGCTTCGATGCTGGTGCGGATGTTCGAATTGGCGCCCATAGCCATGGCGATTACCACCAGCGACACACGGACCTCCAGCTATGCGAAGGTCAACGACGCCTATCTTCGCCTGACGGGTCTCAACTGGAACAAGATCCGGGGGAAGAAGCTCATTTCCGAAGGATCGGCGATCGATAGCCCGGCGCGCGACCGTCGCCATCGCCTCTTGGCAGAAGAAGGTAGCTATGTGCTTGAGGAGGTCGATATCGTTCATGTCGATGGCACCACTATACCGACGCTGATTTCCGCCCAGCGCACTGTCGTCAACGGCGTCTCCTTCGATGTCGAGGTCATCGTAGACGTCTCGTCTCGCGTCCGGCAGCAACGCGAGATCGAGAACGCCCTGAAGGCCTCGGCCATGACAGACGCTCTTTCGGGACTGCCGAACAGGGCCAGCTTCGACGCCGTGATCGCCGAACACCTCAACGAAAACAGGCCGACCAGGAATATCCTGGCTCTCGCCTTCATCGACCTGAACGGTTTCAAGGCAGTCAATGACAGGCTGGGCCATGGCGCCGGCGACGAGGTCTTGCGGATAATAGCCGCCCGTCTGCGCGAGCACTCGCGCGCCAACGACTTTATCGCCCGGATCGGCGGCGATGAGTTCGCAATACTGATAGAGACCGATCCGGTCACCGCATCGACATTGCCGCAGACAATCCGCGAGACCATGGAGCGCGTCTTCAAGCCTATCGCCATTGAAGGGCATGTTACCGATACCGGCGCTGCTGTCGGCGTCGCATTTCTCGGTGCCGACGACGACCCAGCATCGTTCGTCAGGCGGGCAGATGAGTTCATGTATCTTGCCAAGACGACGGAGCAACGCGTTGCGGTCGTCTGCTCCGGTCAGATCCTGACGCCGGTGTCACCAATCTTCCGCGCGCGATAA
- the leuD gene encoding 3-isopropylmalate dehydratase small subunit, translating to MDKFVKLTGVAAPLPVVNVDTDMIIPKDYLKTIKRTGLGVGLFAEARYRDDGTPNPDFVLNKPAYQNAKILVAGDNFGCGSSREHAPWALLDFGIRCVISTSFADIFYNNCFKNGILPITVSPEDLEKLMDDASRGSNAVLTIDLENMAITGPDGGSITFDLDPFKRHCLLNGLDDIGLTLEKGAAIDRFEKSNAVVHPWA from the coding sequence ATGGACAAGTTCGTGAAGCTGACGGGTGTCGCGGCACCTCTCCCGGTCGTCAATGTCGATACCGACATGATCATCCCGAAGGATTATCTGAAGACTATCAAACGCACCGGCCTCGGCGTCGGCCTGTTTGCCGAGGCTCGCTACCGGGATGACGGTACGCCGAATCCGGATTTCGTGCTCAATAAGCCAGCCTATCAGAACGCCAAGATCCTGGTTGCCGGCGACAATTTCGGTTGCGGTTCGTCGCGCGAGCATGCCCCTTGGGCCCTGCTCGATTTCGGCATCCGCTGCGTCATATCGACAAGCTTTGCCGACATCTTCTACAACAACTGTTTCAAGAACGGCATTCTGCCGATCACGGTTTCGCCGGAAGACCTGGAGAAGCTGATGGACGACGCTTCGCGTGGCTCCAATGCCGTTCTGACGATCGATCTCGAAAACATGGCAATCACCGGTCCTGACGGCGGCTCGATCACCTTCGATCTCGACCCCTTCAAGCGCCATTGCCTGCTGAACGGCCTGGACGACATCGGCCTGACGCTGGAAAAGGGAGCGGCCATCGACCGCTTTGAAAAGTCCAACGCCGTAGTCCATCCCTGGGCCTGA
- a CDS encoding DUF1737 domain-containing protein, protein MKLYRFLTGPDDSAFCHKVSAALSKGWVLSGSPTYAFNAATGVMQCGQAVVKDVPGKDYYPDMKLSEQ, encoded by the coding sequence ATGAAACTCTATCGCTTCCTCACCGGCCCGGACGATTCCGCCTTCTGTCACAAGGTATCGGCGGCCCTTTCCAAGGGCTGGGTGCTGTCGGGTTCGCCGACCTATGCCTTCAATGCCGCAACCGGCGTCATGCAGTGCGGCCAGGCCGTCGTGAAGGACGTTCCGGGCAAGGACTACTATCCCGACATGAAGCTGTCGGAGCAGTAG